The DNA segment GGCGTCCGGCGAAGTGGTCACTCAGGTGCTTTTGCGTGCTGCTCAGGACGTTGACACCGAAGTGGGTCACCCTTTCCTGAGACAGCAGGGCGTACATATGGGCGCGGTGGTCCACGCTGACCAGAATCAGCGGCGGCGTCAGGCTGACCGAGACGAAGGCGCTGGCGGTCATGCCCCGGCGGGTTTCGCCGTCGGTGGCGGTGATCACGGTCACGCCGCTGGCAAAGCGTCCCAGCGTCTCGCGGAATTCCAGGGGCGTGACGCCCGCCTGCGCGCCGGAAGTTGAATCGGTGGAGGTCATGGAGTGAGTTTACCCGCACATGCGGGGGAGGAGGCTCAGGGTTTGGATGGAGAAAGAATCGCGGGGGTTACGGGCATGGGCACAGCCGTCACAGGTTTCAGGTCACGCACCGTCAGATCGGGCAGCCGCACGATGCCGCGTTCGGGCACGGTGTCCACCCAGCGCTGGCCGCTGACGCGAACCTCGGTCTTGCCGGGAGGCAGCGCCGCGAAACCGTAGTAGCCGCTGCCGTCGGTCAGCGAGTAGGCCAGCACCTGACCATTTTGCAGGGCCTCCACGACACGGAATCCGGGAACGGGCGTGCCGGTGATGCGGCCCATCAGCCCGCGCGAGGTGGGCGGCTTTTCCTTCCACGGGGCGGGCGAGGCGAGGGCCGCGCCAGGGGCTGTCAGCAGTTTCTGAATGGTGTTCAGGCCCTGCGCGGTGGTTTCCTTCGCGCCGTACACGTCCAGCGTGGGGGTGCGGTAAGAGTAGCCCACCCAGCCCAGGCCCGCGCCCACGCTGCGCCCCGCCTGATCGGCGGTCACGGGCGCGCCGTTCAGGTACATGGCGGTCCCGGCGGCCACGCCCGCGTTCAGGCCGTCGGGCCGCGCCCGCACACTGCCCGCGAAGGCGTTCCAGCCGTCGAACCACTGCCCCTGCTCGCCCACCGCGTCGCGTTTGTAATTCATCAGCACGTTCAGGTCCAGCAGTCCGCTCTGCATCCAGGTGGGCCAGTCCTGAAGCACGTCGCTGTAGGTGCGGGTGCGGCGGAAGGCTGGCATGTCGCCGGGCGCGGGCGGCTGGCTGTAGGTGATGGTGGCCGCCGTAATCCAGGCGTCCGGGCGCAGGGATTTGATCTCCAGCGCGATGCGCCGCACCACATTGGTCACCTGCTGGCGCTTCCAGTCCTGCCACACCGGATCAGTCACGGCAGGCGTGCCCGTGCGGCCTGTCTCGGCGCGGTAACGGGATAGCACCTTGGGATCGTAGCCCCACACATCGCCGTCCGGGTAGCGGATGCGGTCCAGTTGCACGCCGTCTACGCCGTAGTTTTTAACCAGACTTACCACACCCTGAATGGCGTACTCGGCGGCCTCGGGGATGCCCAGGTCCAGCCAGCCGTCGTTGCCCTCCTGCCAGGTGCCGTCGGGGCGGCGGGCCATCCACGACGCCGCGCCGGAGTTCGGCCCATGCGTGCGCGAGATATGCGCGGGGTTGGTGTTGGGCGCAGCCGCGTTGGCGATGCCCGTCACCGCCACCCAGGCGATCACCCGAATGCCGCGCGCGTGGGCCAGCCGCACCGTGAGACCCAGCGGGTCCAGCCCCTTTTCCAGATCGGCGTCTGTCGCCCTGGGCACGCTGGCCTTGAGACACAGGCAGTCGGCGCGGCGAATGGCCTGCACGAACAGCGTATTGACGCCCATGCGCGCGGCGTCGTCCACCATCTGCGTGACCTGCGCCCTCGTCTTCAGGCCCGGCCCGAAGGCGTCCACCCACAGGCCCCGAACGCCACTGCCGACGGGTGGTCTGGGCGGCACGGGTAAAGGAATGATCGGCGCAGGCACCACCGGCTGAGGCAGGGCGGGCATTGGCAGTTGCGGCACAGTTACTGGGGGCACAGGCACTGGGATCAAAACCGGCTCTGGTGCGGGTTGCACAGGTTCGGCGGACGGGGCCGGGATGGGCGTCGGCGGCAGCTCTGGCACGGGAATTGGCACAGGGTCTGACGGGGGGGCGGTGATCGGCACAGCGGGGACAGCGGGAAGATCACTGTCCTGCGCGCCGCCCGGACCACCCAGACCCGTTCCCAGGATGAGCGTGAGGGTCAGCAGCGCCGCGCGGCGGGAAAATGAAGGCGTCATGATGTCGCCTTGCAGGCTAGCGCAGGTGGGCGCGGGGGAGGTGAAGACGGCTCTGTGCCTGCCCCACACCGGAGGAAACGCGCTTTAGCCCGGCCTCGAAATATGTTAATCTCGCTGGCGCACCACCCATCCCCAGGAGGTTTTACATGAAGAAAATTGCACTGATAGCCCTGATCGGCACCCTCGCCCTCGCGTCCTGCGGCAAGAACACGGCCCCCGAAGTGACCGGCACCAGCAAGACCATCGCTTTCAAGGCCATGCTGCCCAACGACGCGGCCTACAAGGGATCGGCAGGCACCGCCAAGTACATCGATCTAAGCAGCGGCGACCGCGCCACCACCCTGACGGCCACCGGCCTGAAGGCCAACACCAAGTACCTGGCCCACTACCACACGATGGGCGCTGCCAGCACGACCGACGCCTGCGCGTCGAGCGGCGACGTTCTCAACGGCATGATCGGTGACGCCATGACGAGCGACGCCAACGGCGCCCTGACCCTCAAGGGCCTCCAGAACATCGCGGCCCTGAATGGTGCGGCGTACATCAACATCCACGAGGCCGCCGCCCTGAGCGTCGTGCCCCTGTGCGCCCCTCTGAAGTAATTGCAACAGAGGACCAACAGAAAGGAGCCGTCGAATCTGACGGCTCCTTTTTTTGTGGCGACCTGGGCCGTACAGGAAGCCGCCAGTCTCCCCCTGACGAAGCTGGAAACCCGTGTGTGAGCGATCTGGCGACGGCTTCTCGCCCCAGTCCATCTCCAGCCCATGCCCCCGTGTCAGCTTTCTCACATCTCCCCCTTATTCTGCCGGGCATGAATTCCCGCGCCGCCCTGCTGCTCTCCTTTTCCCTGCTGTTCGGCGTGGCCGGGGCCTATACCGTCAGGAAGGGCGACACCCTGTACTCGATTGCGCGGGCCAACAACACCAGCGTCAGTTCCATCGTCCGTCTGAACAGCCTGAAGGGCACGACGCTGGAAATCGGGCAGGAGTTGCGGATTCCCGGCGTGGCCCCCATATCCAGCGCGCCAGCCACCAGCAAGCCCGCCCTGCCTGCGCCACTGCCCGCCGAGCAACTCACGCCCACGTCCCCCACCTCCAGCATCTCTGGCGTGACCGTGCGCGTGCCGCAGAGCCTGCGGATGGGCGAGGCGTTCACCGTGCAACTGTCCGGCGCGCGGGCGGCCCAGGCCACCGTGCGTTTTCCCAGCGAGGTGGGCGAGGACGTGCGGATGCCCAACGAAGTTCTCAAGCCCATCGGCGCGGCGGGCGAGTACGTGGTGCTTGGCCGCGTGGTGCTGGGCAAGACGACACCCGTGGTCTATGAAGTCAACCTGGGCGGCGAGCTGATCCGGGGGCGCATTCCGGTGGTGGGTCTGGACCAGCCGATCCAGCACCTGAACCTGCCCGCGCGCGTCAGCGCCGTCTTGCAGGACCCCGGCAAGGCCGCCGAGGACGCCGCCGTGGACAGGGCGTACATGTTGCGGACCCCGCAGGTCTGGACTAAACCTTTTGCCCCCGCACTAGTAAAGGCCAAGGCCACCAGCAGCAGCTTCGGGCAGCCGCGCACCTACGTGGCCGGGGGCGAGGTGGCCTATCACTTCGGCACCGACTACCCGGCTCCAGTGGGCACCCCGGTGCTGGCGGTCAACGACGGCAAGGTCATCCTGGCAGGCAAATACCCGGTGCGCGGCGGTCTGGTCCTGATCGACCACGGCGCAGGCGTGACCAGCCTGTATTTCCACCAGAGCAAAATTGTGGTCAAGGCCGGGCAGACCGTCAAGCGCGGCCAGAAACTGGGCGAGGTAGGCACCACTGGCCTCAGCGCCGGGCCACACTTGCACCTGGAAATGCGGGTACGCGGCGAGGGGACCAATCCGGCGGGCTGGGTGGACCGCCTGTGGCCGCAGTAGGTTGTGGATTATGGGCACCGGGAAAATGAGCTGCTACTTTAAGCCCCATGTCTGAACCCTCCACCCGCCCCATTCCCACACTGGACGAGCTGAACCGTCAGGGCGAGGGCAAACTGCCCGGCCTGATCGGCATTCGCTTCACGCACGCCGAGCGTGGGCTGATCCGCTCTGAACTGACGCTGCGCCCTGAACTGCTGGCCCCCAACGGCTTTCTGCATGCCGCGAGTGTGGTGGCGCTGGCCGATACCAGTTGCGGTTACGGCACGCGCCTGCTGCTGCCCGAGGGGGCCACCGGCTTTACCACCATCGAACTCAAGAGCAACCACCTGGGCACGGCGCGCGAGGGCGCGATTACCTGCGAGGCCCGCAGTGTCCACGCCGGGCGCACCACCCAGGTCTGGGACGCCGAGGTACGCGGGCCACAGGGCAAGATCATGGCGCTGTTCCGCTGCACGCAGGCGGTGCTATATGCGAAATAGGCGGGATGTGGTGGTAAACCTTCGCCCCGTCTCGCCCACCCGCTGAGATGCCGACTGCCACCCATTTCCTGAGGCACCCGGACCCCCTGACCCGCGAAGTCGCGCAGGGCTATGCGGGCGGCGGCTTTCTGATGGACAACGGCGACGGCGTGCAGTGGTACAGCGTGCCGGGCCGCGCACTGGTGCCGCTGACAGAAGAGGCGGGCCTGCATGTAGCCCGCCGCTTGCGCCGGGAGCTGCCGCGTTTCGAGGTCCGCGTGGACACTGCGTTTGAGGACGTGCTGGAAGGCTGCCGGGGCCACCTGGCAGGAACGCCGGAGCGGGACGGCGAGTGGATCAGCCCGGAACTGACGGACCTGTATGGGCATCTGCATGAAACCGGGCTAGCCCATTCCTTTGAGGTCTGGCAGGACGGCAAGCTCGCCGGGGGCATCCTGGGCCTCGCGCTGGGCGGCGCGTTCATTGCCGAAAGCAAGTTTCACCGGGTCACCAACGCCAGTAAGGTGGCCGTGATCCGTCTGGCCGAGTATGTGCGGGCCAGAGGTTTCATTCTGCTAGACGCCCAGATTCAGAATCCACATCTGGAAACGCTGGGGGTTTACGAGGTGAGCGACGCAGAATACGCGCCGTTGCTGGCGGCGGCCCTGAAGGTGAGTGCCTCACTCTAAAGGACCGCTGGACCGCGCCGTCATCTTCAACGGGCTAGATAAACCGCCCCCCGCCCGGCCCGCGCGGCTTACCCTGCGGGCATGAGCGCCCCTGCTTCCGCCCCGACTGACCAGAATCCACAAGCGCAAGTGCTGCGCGTGCTGATCTGCGACGAGATGAACCCCGGCAACCTGGACCACGACGGCTTTCAGATCGATTACGAGGGCAACATGGACCGTGCCGAGACGCTGCGCCGCCTGCCCGAATACGACGCGCTGATCACGAGGAGCCGCACCAAGGTGGACCGTGAGCTGATCGACGCCGCCGGACCGCGCCTGAAGGTGATCGGACGCGGCGGCGTGGGCGTGGACAACATCGATCTGGACTATGCAAGCCTGCGCGGATTGCTGGTGCTGAACGCCCCGGAAAGCAACAACGTCTCGGCGGCGGAACTGGCCGTAATGCACCTGATGGCGGCAGCGCGTGGCCTGACCCGCTCGGACCGCAAAACCCGCGCGGGCGAGTGGGACCGCAAATTCCTGGGTCTGGAGCTGAAGGACCGCACGCTGGGCATCGTCGGTCTGGGCCGGATTGGCAGCATGGTGGCGGACCGCGCACAGGGTCTGCGGATGAATGTGGTGGCCTATGATCCCTACGTGCCCGACAGCAAATTCGAGCGTCTGGGCGTGACCCGCGCCGCCACGCTGGACGAACTGCTGGCCCAGGTGGAGTTTTTGACCGTCCACACCCCGCTGACCGAGGAAACCACGGGCATGGTGGGCGCACGCGAATTGGCGCTGATGAAACCCGACGCAATCGTGGTCAACGCGGCGCGCGGCGGCATCATCGAGGAACAGGCGCTGGTGGACGCCCTGCACAGCGGGCACCTGTTCGGGGCCGGGGTGGACGTGTTCGTGGACGAGCCGCCCACCGCCGATCATATTTTCCTGGGTGCGCCGAA comes from the Deinococcus sp. AJ005 genome and includes:
- a CDS encoding flavin reductase family protein, whose protein sequence is MTSTDSTSGAQAGVTPLEFRETLGRFASGVTVITATDGETRRGMTASAFVSVSLTPPLILVSVDHRAHMYALLSQERVTHFGVNVLSSTQKHLSDHFAGRPGPEEAVPWFAHEGLPLIGGSVAQLVCRKHQVIEAGDHTLYLGYVEYSRYTDDDPLLYFRSQYHELG
- a CDS encoding glycoside hydrolase family 10 protein, whose amino-acid sequence is MTPSFSRRAALLTLTLILGTGLGGPGGAQDSDLPAVPAVPITAPPSDPVPIPVPELPPTPIPAPSAEPVQPAPEPVLIPVPVPPVTVPQLPMPALPQPVVPAPIIPLPVPPRPPVGSGVRGLWVDAFGPGLKTRAQVTQMVDDAARMGVNTLFVQAIRRADCLCLKASVPRATDADLEKGLDPLGLTVRLAHARGIRVIAWVAVTGIANAAAPNTNPAHISRTHGPNSGAASWMARRPDGTWQEGNDGWLDLGIPEAAEYAIQGVVSLVKNYGVDGVQLDRIRYPDGDVWGYDPKVLSRYRAETGRTGTPAVTDPVWQDWKRQQVTNVVRRIALEIKSLRPDAWITAATITYSQPPAPGDMPAFRRTRTYSDVLQDWPTWMQSGLLDLNVLMNYKRDAVGEQGQWFDGWNAFAGSVRARPDGLNAGVAAGTAMYLNGAPVTADQAGRSVGAGLGWVGYSYRTPTLDVYGAKETTAQGLNTIQKLLTAPGAALASPAPWKEKPPTSRGLMGRITGTPVPGFRVVEALQNGQVLAYSLTDGSGYYGFAALPPGKTEVRVSGQRWVDTVPERGIVRLPDLTVRDLKPVTAVPMPVTPAILSPSKP
- the serA gene encoding phosphoglycerate dehydrogenase, translating into MSAPASAPTDQNPQAQVLRVLICDEMNPGNLDHDGFQIDYEGNMDRAETLRRLPEYDALITRSRTKVDRELIDAAGPRLKVIGRGGVGVDNIDLDYASLRGLLVLNAPESNNVSAAELAVMHLMAAARGLTRSDRKTRAGEWDRKFLGLELKDRTLGIVGLGRIGSMVADRAQGLRMNVVAYDPYVPDSKFERLGVTRAATLDELLAQVEFLTVHTPLTEETTGMVGARELALMKPDAIVVNAARGGIIEEQALVDALHSGHLFGAGVDVFVDEPPTADHIFLGAPNLGITAHLGANTREAQERVGAEIVSRVLAALQGDVSKGAVNAPALDPKTLEALGGYLDLGEKLGRIQGQLLPGAYDIEVTFRGEFPVDPAPVVSSVLVGYLSGSTDERPNMINARALAKERGLNLAVREQTDSPDYQTEVIVKVSTQGPDKARTRTVGGTVFGRSPRLTRLRDYRVELEPEGYILIASNQDKPGAVAQLSTLLGTWGVNIAGMALGRAQRGGEALFTLTLDEGLSAEQLRAVRDLDVIDSAYLVKV
- a CDS encoding PaaI family thioesterase, which codes for MSEPSTRPIPTLDELNRQGEGKLPGLIGIRFTHAERGLIRSELTLRPELLAPNGFLHAASVVALADTSCGYGTRLLLPEGATGFTTIELKSNHLGTAREGAITCEARSVHAGRTTQVWDAEVRGPQGKIMALFRCTQAVLYAK
- a CDS encoding M23 family metallopeptidase, which encodes MNSRAALLLSFSLLFGVAGAYTVRKGDTLYSIARANNTSVSSIVRLNSLKGTTLEIGQELRIPGVAPISSAPATSKPALPAPLPAEQLTPTSPTSSISGVTVRVPQSLRMGEAFTVQLSGARAAQATVRFPSEVGEDVRMPNEVLKPIGAAGEYVVLGRVVLGKTTPVVYEVNLGGELIRGRIPVVGLDQPIQHLNLPARVSAVLQDPGKAAEDAAVDRAYMLRTPQVWTKPFAPALVKAKATSSSFGQPRTYVAGGEVAYHFGTDYPAPVGTPVLAVNDGKVILAGKYPVRGGLVLIDHGAGVTSLYFHQSKIVVKAGQTVKRGQKLGEVGTTGLSAGPHLHLEMRVRGEGTNPAGWVDRLWPQ
- the aat gene encoding leucyl/phenylalanyl-tRNA--protein transferase, which translates into the protein MPTATHFLRHPDPLTREVAQGYAGGGFLMDNGDGVQWYSVPGRALVPLTEEAGLHVARRLRRELPRFEVRVDTAFEDVLEGCRGHLAGTPERDGEWISPELTDLYGHLHETGLAHSFEVWQDGKLAGGILGLALGGAFIAESKFHRVTNASKVAVIRLAEYVRARGFILLDAQIQNPHLETLGVYEVSDAEYAPLLAAALKVSASL